A genomic segment from Vicugna pacos chromosome 17, VicPac4, whole genome shotgun sequence encodes:
- the DHX30 gene encoding ATP-dependent RNA helicase DHX30 isoform X2 translates to MDLKDSSPGFQLSLLARNVQPGLIQKRSGPAQAASVQTSPTPSSTHVCQPCPWRDHLSRLNVNISNMAASRDLLKEFPQPKNLLNSVIGRALGISHAKDKLVYVHTNGPKKKKVTLHIKWPKSVEVEGYGSKKIDAERQAAAAACQLFKGWGLLGPRNELFDAAKYRVLADRFGSPADSWWRPEPTMPPTSWRQLNPESIRPGGPGGLSRSLGREEEEDEEEELEEGTIDVTDFLSMTQQDSHNPLRDSRGGSFEMTDDDSAIRALTQFPLPKNLLAKVIQIATSSSTAKNLMQFHTVGTKTKLSTLTLLWPCPMTFVAKGRRKAEAENKAAALACKKLKSLGLVDRNNEPLTHAMYNLASLRELGETQRRPCTIQVPEPILRKIETFLNHYPVDSSWISPELRLQSDDILPLGKDSGPLSDPITGKPFMPLSEAEELRLSQSLLELWRRRGPVWQEAPQLPVDPHRDTILNAIEQHPVVVIAGDTGCGKTTRIPQLLLERYVTEGRGARCNVIITQPRRISAVSVAQRVSHELGPSLRRNVGFQVRLESKPPARGGALLFCTVGILLRKLQSNPSLEGVSHVIVDEVHERDVNTDFLLILLKGLQRLNPALRLVLMSATGDNERFSRYFGGCPVIKVPGFMYPVKEHYLEDILAKLGKHQYPHRHRHHESEDECALDLDLVTDLVLHIDARGEPGGILCFLPGWQEIKGVQQRLQEALGMHESKYLILPVHSNIPMMDQKAIFQQPPVGVRKIVLATNIAETSITINDIVHVVDSGLHKEERYDLKTKVSCLETVWVSRANVIQRRGRAGRCQSGFAYHLFPRSRLEKMAPFQVPEILRTPLENLVLQAKIHMPEKTAVEFLSKAVDSPNIKAVDEAVILLQEIGVLDQREYLTTLGQRLAHISTDPRLAKAIVLAAIFRCLHPLLVVVSCLTRDPFSSSLQNRAEVDKVKALLSHDSGSDHLAFVRAVSGWEEVLRWQDRSSRENYLEENLLYAPSLRFIHGLIKQFSENIYEAFLVGKPSDCTLASAQCNEYSEEEELVKGVLMAGLYPNLIQVRQGKVTRQGKFKPNSVTYRTKSGNILLHKSTINREATRLRSRWLTYFMAVKSNGSVFVRDSSQVHPLAVLLLTDGDVHVRDDGRRATISLSDSDLLRLEGDSRTVRLLRELRRALGRMVERSLRSELAALPPCVQQEHGQLLALLAELLRGPCGSFDVRKTADD, encoded by the exons ATCGGGCCCAGCACAGGCAGCGTCAGTGCAAACTTCCCCCACCCCGTCTTCCACCCATGTGTGTCAACCCTGCCCCTGGAGGGACCATCTCtcgag GCTGAACGTTAACATTTCCAACATGGCAG cTTCTAGGGACCTATTAAAAGAATTTCCACAGCCCAAAAATCTTCTCAACAGTGTGATTGGAAGAGCCCTTGGCATCTCACACGCAAAAGACAAATTGGTCTACGTGCACACAAATGGACCGAAGAAAAAG AAAGTCACCCTCCACATCAAATGGCCCAAGAGCGTGGAGGTAGAAGGCTACGGCAGCAAGAAGATCGACGCTGAAAGGCAGGCTGCAGCCGCGGCCTGCCAGCTGTTCAAG ggctggggtctgcTGGGTCCCCGGAACGAGCTGTTTGATGCAGCCAAATACCGCGTGCTAGCAGATCGCTTTGGCTCTCCGGCTGACAGCTGGTGGCGCCCAGAACCCACCATGCCACCCACTTCCTGGCGGCAGCTGAATCCTGAGAGCATCCGACCAGGGGGACCTGGGGGCCTATCCCGCTCCTTGGGccgggaggaagaggaggatgaggaggaagagctAGAAGAGGGGACCATTGATGTCACTGACTTTCTGTCCATGACCCAGCAGGACTCCCACAACCCACTCAGGGACTCGAG GGGGGGCTCCTTTGAAATGACAGATGACGACAGTGCTATTAGGGCTCTGACCCAGTTTCCACTTCCCAAGAACCTTCTGGCCAAGGTGATTCAGATAGCGACATCGTCCTCCACGGCTAAG AATCTCATGCAGTTCCACACCGTGGGCACGAAGACCAAGCTGTCCACCCTCACCCTACTCTGGCCATGTCCCATGACCTTTGTCGCCAAAGGGCGTCGCAAAGCAGAGGCTGAGAATAAGGCGGCAGCCTTGGCTTGTAAGAAATTGAAG AGTCTGGGCCTGGTGGACAGGAACAATGAGCCGCTCACCCACGCCATGTACAACCTGGCCTCCTTGCGCGAGCTGGGTGAGACCCAGCGCCGGCCATGTACCATCCAGGTGCCGGAGCCCATCCTCCGCAAGATAGAGACCTTCCTGAACCAC TACCCTGTGGATAGTTCGTGGATCTCCCCAGAACTCCGGCTGCAAAGTGATGACATCTTGCCCTTGGGCAAGGACTCAGGGCCCCTCAGCGACCCTATCACAGGCAAGCCGTTCATGCCCCTGTCAGAGGCAGAGGAGTTACGTCTGAGCCAGAGCCTGTTGGAGCTGTGGCGGCGGCGAGGGCCAGTCTGGCAGGAGGCCCCCCAGCTCCCTGTGGACCCTCATCGGGACACCATTCTCAATGCCATCGAGCAGCACCCGGTGGTGGTCATCGCCGGGGACACTGGTTGTGGGAAGACCACGCGCATCCCGCAGCTGCTGCTGGAGCGCTATGTGACCGAGGGCCGTGGCGCGCGCTGCAACGTGATCATCACGCAGCCGCGCCGCATCTCGGCTGTGTCCGTGGCGCAGCGAGTCAGCCACGAACTGGGTCCCTCCCTTCGCCGGAATGTGGGCTTCCAGGTACGGTTGGAAAGCAAGCCTCCGGCCCGAGGTGGGGCCCTGCTCTTCTGCACAGTGGGCATCCTGCTGCGGAAGCTGCAGAGCAATCCCAGCCTGGAGGGCGTGAGCCATGTCATCGTGGATGAGGTGCACGAGCGGGACGTGAACACGGACTTCTTGCTGATCCTGCTCAAGGGCCTGCAGCGGCTCAACCCGGCCCTGCGGCTGGTGCTCATGAGTGCCACCGGCGATAATGAGCGCTTCTCTCGCTACTTTGGTGGCTGCCCTGTCATCAAGGTGCCCGGTTTCATGTACCCCGTCAAGGAGCACTACCTGGAGGACATCCTGGCCAAGCTGGGCAAGCACCAGTACCCGCACCGGCACCGGCACCATGAG tctgAGGATGAATGCGCTCTCGATTTGGACCTCGTGACTGATCTGGTTCTGCACATCGATGCCCGGGGGGAACCAG GTGGAATCCTCTGCTTCCTGCCTGGCTGGCAGGAGATCAAAGGAGTGCAGCAACgcctgcaggaggccctgggcaTGCATGAGAGCAAGTACCTCATCCTGCCAG TGCACTCTAACATCCCCATGATGGACCAGAAGGCCATATTCCAGCAGCCTCCCGTTGGGGTGCGCAAGATTGTCTTGGCCACCAACATCGCTGAGACCTCCATCACAATCAATGACATTGTGCATGTGGTGGACAGCGGTCTGCACAAGGAGGAACGCTACGACCTGAAGACCAAG gtgtCCTGCCTGGAGACTGTGTGGGTGTCTCGAGCCAATGTGATCCAGCGCCGGGGTCGGGCGGGCCGCTGCCAGTCAGGCTTTGCCTACCACCTCTTCCCACGGAGCCGGCTGGAGAAGATGGCCCCTTTCCAAGTGCCAGAGATTCTGCGCACGCCTCTTGAGAACCTGGTGCTGCAAGCCAAGATCCATATGCCCGAGAAGACG GCAGTGGAGTTCCTCTCCAAGGCCGTGGACAGTCCAAACATCAAGGCAGTGGATGAGGCTGTGATCCTGCTCCAGGAGATTG GGGTGCTGGACCAGCGGGAGTACCTAACCACCCTGGGGCAGCGCCTGGCCCACATCTCAACCGACCCACGGCTGGCCAAGGCCATAGTGCTGGCTGCTATCTTCCGTTGCCTGCACCCACTGCTGGTGGTCGTTTCCTGCCTCACCCGGGACCCCTTCAGCAGCAGCCTGCAGAACCGGGCGGAGGTGGACAAG GTGAAGGCACTGTTGAGCCACGACAGTGGCAGTGACCACCTGGCCTTTGTGCGGGCTGTGTCTGGCTGGGAAGAGGTGCTACGCTGGCAGGACCGGAGCTCCCGTGAGAACTACCTGGAGGAAAACCTACTCTATGCTCCCAGCCTGCGCTTCATCCACG GACTCATCAAGCAGTTCTCGGAGAACATTTATGAAGCTTTCCTTGTGGGGAAGCCCTCGGACTgcaccctggcctctgcccagtgCAACGAGTACAGTGAAGAGGAGGAGCTGGTGAAGGGCGTGCTGATGGCGGGTCTCTACCCCAACCTCATCCAG GTGAGGCAGGGAAAGGTGACCAGGCAGGGCAAGTTCAAGCCCAACAGTGTCACATACAGGACCAAATCCGGCAACATCTTGCTGCATAAGTCGACCATTAACAG GGAGGCCACACGGCTCCGGAGCCGATGGCTGACGTATTTCATGGCTGTTAAGTCCAATGGCAGCGTCTTCGTCCGGGATTCCTCCCAGGTGCACCCGCTAGCTGTGCTGCTACTTACCGACGGGGACGTCCACGTCCGTG ATGATGGGCGCCGGGCCACCATCTCCCTGAGTGACAGCGACCTGCTGAGGTTGGAGGGTGACTCTCGCACCGTGCGACTGCTGAGGGAGCTGCGCCGGGCCCTAGGCCGCATGGTGGAGCGGAGCCTGCGCAGCGAGCTGGCCGCCCTGCCACCCTGCGTGCAGCAGGAGCACGGGCAGCTGCTTGCCCTGCTGGCAGAGCTGCTGCGTGGACCCTGTGGCAGCTTTGATGTGCGCAAGACAGCTGACGACTGA
- the DHX30 gene encoding ATP-dependent RNA helicase DHX30 isoform X6, whose amino-acid sequence MCVNPAPGGTISRASRDLLKEFPQPKNLLNSVIGRALGISHAKDKLVYVHTNGPKKKKVTLHIKWPKSVEVEGYGSKKIDAERQAAAAACQLFKGWGLLGPRNELFDAAKYRVLADRFGSPADSWWRPEPTMPPTSWRQLNPESIRPGGPGGLSRSLGREEEEDEEEELEEGTIDVTDFLSMTQQDSHNPLRDSRGGSFEMTDDDSAIRALTQFPLPKNLLAKVIQIATSSSTAKNLMQFHTVGTKTKLSTLTLLWPCPMTFVAKGRRKAEAENKAAALACKKLKSLGLVDRNNEPLTHAMYNLASLRELGETQRRPCTIQVPEPILRKIETFLNHYPVDSSWISPELRLQSDDILPLGKDSGPLSDPITGKPFMPLSEAEELRLSQSLLELWRRRGPVWQEAPQLPVDPHRDTILNAIEQHPVVVIAGDTGCGKTTRIPQLLLERYVTEGRGARCNVIITQPRRISAVSVAQRVSHELGPSLRRNVGFQVRLESKPPARGGALLFCTVGILLRKLQSNPSLEGVSHVIVDEVHERDVNTDFLLILLKGLQRLNPALRLVLMSATGDNERFSRYFGGCPVIKVPGFMYPVKEHYLEDILAKLGKHQYPHRHRHHESEDECALDLDLVTDLVLHIDARGEPGGILCFLPGWQEIKGVQQRLQEALGMHESKYLILPVHSNIPMMDQKAIFQQPPVGVRKIVLATNIAETSITINDIVHVVDSGLHKEERYDLKTKVSCLETVWVSRANVIQRRGRAGRCQSGFAYHLFPRSRLEKMAPFQVPEILRTPLENLVLQAKIHMPEKTAVEFLSKAVDSPNIKAVDEAVILLQEIGVLDQREYLTTLGQRLAHISTDPRLAKAIVLAAIFRCLHPLLVVVSCLTRDPFSSSLQNRAEVDKVKALLSHDSGSDHLAFVRAVSGWEEVLRWQDRSSRENYLEENLLYAPSLRFIHGLIKQFSENIYEAFLVGKPSDCTLASAQCNEYSEEEELVKGVLMAGLYPNLIQVRQGKVTRQGKFKPNSVTYRTKSGNILLHKSTINREATRLRSRWLTYFMAVKSNGSVFVRDSSQVHPLAVLLLTDGDVHVRDDGRRATISLSDSDLLRLEGDSRTVRLLRELRRALGRMVERSLRSELAALPPCVQQEHGQLLALLAELLRGPCGSFDVRKTADD is encoded by the exons ATGTGTGTCAACCCTGCCCCTGGAGGGACCATCTCtcgag cTTCTAGGGACCTATTAAAAGAATTTCCACAGCCCAAAAATCTTCTCAACAGTGTGATTGGAAGAGCCCTTGGCATCTCACACGCAAAAGACAAATTGGTCTACGTGCACACAAATGGACCGAAGAAAAAG AAAGTCACCCTCCACATCAAATGGCCCAAGAGCGTGGAGGTAGAAGGCTACGGCAGCAAGAAGATCGACGCTGAAAGGCAGGCTGCAGCCGCGGCCTGCCAGCTGTTCAAG ggctggggtctgcTGGGTCCCCGGAACGAGCTGTTTGATGCAGCCAAATACCGCGTGCTAGCAGATCGCTTTGGCTCTCCGGCTGACAGCTGGTGGCGCCCAGAACCCACCATGCCACCCACTTCCTGGCGGCAGCTGAATCCTGAGAGCATCCGACCAGGGGGACCTGGGGGCCTATCCCGCTCCTTGGGccgggaggaagaggaggatgaggaggaagagctAGAAGAGGGGACCATTGATGTCACTGACTTTCTGTCCATGACCCAGCAGGACTCCCACAACCCACTCAGGGACTCGAG GGGGGGCTCCTTTGAAATGACAGATGACGACAGTGCTATTAGGGCTCTGACCCAGTTTCCACTTCCCAAGAACCTTCTGGCCAAGGTGATTCAGATAGCGACATCGTCCTCCACGGCTAAG AATCTCATGCAGTTCCACACCGTGGGCACGAAGACCAAGCTGTCCACCCTCACCCTACTCTGGCCATGTCCCATGACCTTTGTCGCCAAAGGGCGTCGCAAAGCAGAGGCTGAGAATAAGGCGGCAGCCTTGGCTTGTAAGAAATTGAAG AGTCTGGGCCTGGTGGACAGGAACAATGAGCCGCTCACCCACGCCATGTACAACCTGGCCTCCTTGCGCGAGCTGGGTGAGACCCAGCGCCGGCCATGTACCATCCAGGTGCCGGAGCCCATCCTCCGCAAGATAGAGACCTTCCTGAACCAC TACCCTGTGGATAGTTCGTGGATCTCCCCAGAACTCCGGCTGCAAAGTGATGACATCTTGCCCTTGGGCAAGGACTCAGGGCCCCTCAGCGACCCTATCACAGGCAAGCCGTTCATGCCCCTGTCAGAGGCAGAGGAGTTACGTCTGAGCCAGAGCCTGTTGGAGCTGTGGCGGCGGCGAGGGCCAGTCTGGCAGGAGGCCCCCCAGCTCCCTGTGGACCCTCATCGGGACACCATTCTCAATGCCATCGAGCAGCACCCGGTGGTGGTCATCGCCGGGGACACTGGTTGTGGGAAGACCACGCGCATCCCGCAGCTGCTGCTGGAGCGCTATGTGACCGAGGGCCGTGGCGCGCGCTGCAACGTGATCATCACGCAGCCGCGCCGCATCTCGGCTGTGTCCGTGGCGCAGCGAGTCAGCCACGAACTGGGTCCCTCCCTTCGCCGGAATGTGGGCTTCCAGGTACGGTTGGAAAGCAAGCCTCCGGCCCGAGGTGGGGCCCTGCTCTTCTGCACAGTGGGCATCCTGCTGCGGAAGCTGCAGAGCAATCCCAGCCTGGAGGGCGTGAGCCATGTCATCGTGGATGAGGTGCACGAGCGGGACGTGAACACGGACTTCTTGCTGATCCTGCTCAAGGGCCTGCAGCGGCTCAACCCGGCCCTGCGGCTGGTGCTCATGAGTGCCACCGGCGATAATGAGCGCTTCTCTCGCTACTTTGGTGGCTGCCCTGTCATCAAGGTGCCCGGTTTCATGTACCCCGTCAAGGAGCACTACCTGGAGGACATCCTGGCCAAGCTGGGCAAGCACCAGTACCCGCACCGGCACCGGCACCATGAG tctgAGGATGAATGCGCTCTCGATTTGGACCTCGTGACTGATCTGGTTCTGCACATCGATGCCCGGGGGGAACCAG GTGGAATCCTCTGCTTCCTGCCTGGCTGGCAGGAGATCAAAGGAGTGCAGCAACgcctgcaggaggccctgggcaTGCATGAGAGCAAGTACCTCATCCTGCCAG TGCACTCTAACATCCCCATGATGGACCAGAAGGCCATATTCCAGCAGCCTCCCGTTGGGGTGCGCAAGATTGTCTTGGCCACCAACATCGCTGAGACCTCCATCACAATCAATGACATTGTGCATGTGGTGGACAGCGGTCTGCACAAGGAGGAACGCTACGACCTGAAGACCAAG gtgtCCTGCCTGGAGACTGTGTGGGTGTCTCGAGCCAATGTGATCCAGCGCCGGGGTCGGGCGGGCCGCTGCCAGTCAGGCTTTGCCTACCACCTCTTCCCACGGAGCCGGCTGGAGAAGATGGCCCCTTTCCAAGTGCCAGAGATTCTGCGCACGCCTCTTGAGAACCTGGTGCTGCAAGCCAAGATCCATATGCCCGAGAAGACG GCAGTGGAGTTCCTCTCCAAGGCCGTGGACAGTCCAAACATCAAGGCAGTGGATGAGGCTGTGATCCTGCTCCAGGAGATTG GGGTGCTGGACCAGCGGGAGTACCTAACCACCCTGGGGCAGCGCCTGGCCCACATCTCAACCGACCCACGGCTGGCCAAGGCCATAGTGCTGGCTGCTATCTTCCGTTGCCTGCACCCACTGCTGGTGGTCGTTTCCTGCCTCACCCGGGACCCCTTCAGCAGCAGCCTGCAGAACCGGGCGGAGGTGGACAAG GTGAAGGCACTGTTGAGCCACGACAGTGGCAGTGACCACCTGGCCTTTGTGCGGGCTGTGTCTGGCTGGGAAGAGGTGCTACGCTGGCAGGACCGGAGCTCCCGTGAGAACTACCTGGAGGAAAACCTACTCTATGCTCCCAGCCTGCGCTTCATCCACG GACTCATCAAGCAGTTCTCGGAGAACATTTATGAAGCTTTCCTTGTGGGGAAGCCCTCGGACTgcaccctggcctctgcccagtgCAACGAGTACAGTGAAGAGGAGGAGCTGGTGAAGGGCGTGCTGATGGCGGGTCTCTACCCCAACCTCATCCAG GTGAGGCAGGGAAAGGTGACCAGGCAGGGCAAGTTCAAGCCCAACAGTGTCACATACAGGACCAAATCCGGCAACATCTTGCTGCATAAGTCGACCATTAACAG GGAGGCCACACGGCTCCGGAGCCGATGGCTGACGTATTTCATGGCTGTTAAGTCCAATGGCAGCGTCTTCGTCCGGGATTCCTCCCAGGTGCACCCGCTAGCTGTGCTGCTACTTACCGACGGGGACGTCCACGTCCGTG ATGATGGGCGCCGGGCCACCATCTCCCTGAGTGACAGCGACCTGCTGAGGTTGGAGGGTGACTCTCGCACCGTGCGACTGCTGAGGGAGCTGCGCCGGGCCCTAGGCCGCATGGTGGAGCGGAGCCTGCGCAGCGAGCTGGCCGCCCTGCCACCCTGCGTGCAGCAGGAGCACGGGCAGCTGCTTGCCCTGCTGGCAGAGCTGCTGCGTGGACCCTGTGGCAGCTTTGATGTGCGCAAGACAGCTGACGACTGA
- the DHX30 gene encoding ATP-dependent RNA helicase DHX30 isoform X7 codes for MAASRDLLKEFPQPKNLLNSVIGRALGISHAKDKLVYVHTNGPKKKKVTLHIKWPKSVEVEGYGSKKIDAERQAAAAACQLFKGWGLLGPRNELFDAAKYRVLADRFGSPADSWWRPEPTMPPTSWRQLNPESIRPGGPGGLSRSLGREEEEDEEEELEEGTIDVTDFLSMTQQDSHNPLRDSRGGSFEMTDDDSAIRALTQFPLPKNLLAKVIQIATSSSTAKNLMQFHTVGTKTKLSTLTLLWPCPMTFVAKGRRKAEAENKAAALACKKLKSLGLVDRNNEPLTHAMYNLASLRELGETQRRPCTIQVPEPILRKIETFLNHYPVDSSWISPELRLQSDDILPLGKDSGPLSDPITGKPFMPLSEAEELRLSQSLLELWRRRGPVWQEAPQLPVDPHRDTILNAIEQHPVVVIAGDTGCGKTTRIPQLLLERYVTEGRGARCNVIITQPRRISAVSVAQRVSHELGPSLRRNVGFQVRLESKPPARGGALLFCTVGILLRKLQSNPSLEGVSHVIVDEVHERDVNTDFLLILLKGLQRLNPALRLVLMSATGDNERFSRYFGGCPVIKVPGFMYPVKEHYLEDILAKLGKHQYPHRHRHHESEDECALDLDLVTDLVLHIDARGEPGGILCFLPGWQEIKGVQQRLQEALGMHESKYLILPVHSNIPMMDQKAIFQQPPVGVRKIVLATNIAETSITINDIVHVVDSGLHKEERYDLKTKVSCLETVWVSRANVIQRRGRAGRCQSGFAYHLFPRSRLEKMAPFQVPEILRTPLENLVLQAKIHMPEKTAVEFLSKAVDSPNIKAVDEAVILLQEIGVLDQREYLTTLGQRLAHISTDPRLAKAIVLAAIFRCLHPLLVVVSCLTRDPFSSSLQNRAEVDKVKALLSHDSGSDHLAFVRAVSGWEEVLRWQDRSSRENYLEENLLYAPSLRFIHGLIKQFSENIYEAFLVGKPSDCTLASAQCNEYSEEEELVKGVLMAGLYPNLIQVRQGKVTRQGKFKPNSVTYRTKSGNILLHKSTINREATRLRSRWLTYFMAVKSNGSVFVRDSSQVHPLAVLLLTDGDVHVRDDGRRATISLSDSDLLRLEGDSRTVRLLRELRRALGRMVERSLRSELAALPPCVQQEHGQLLALLAELLRGPCGSFDVRKTADD; via the exons ATGGCAG cTTCTAGGGACCTATTAAAAGAATTTCCACAGCCCAAAAATCTTCTCAACAGTGTGATTGGAAGAGCCCTTGGCATCTCACACGCAAAAGACAAATTGGTCTACGTGCACACAAATGGACCGAAGAAAAAG AAAGTCACCCTCCACATCAAATGGCCCAAGAGCGTGGAGGTAGAAGGCTACGGCAGCAAGAAGATCGACGCTGAAAGGCAGGCTGCAGCCGCGGCCTGCCAGCTGTTCAAG ggctggggtctgcTGGGTCCCCGGAACGAGCTGTTTGATGCAGCCAAATACCGCGTGCTAGCAGATCGCTTTGGCTCTCCGGCTGACAGCTGGTGGCGCCCAGAACCCACCATGCCACCCACTTCCTGGCGGCAGCTGAATCCTGAGAGCATCCGACCAGGGGGACCTGGGGGCCTATCCCGCTCCTTGGGccgggaggaagaggaggatgaggaggaagagctAGAAGAGGGGACCATTGATGTCACTGACTTTCTGTCCATGACCCAGCAGGACTCCCACAACCCACTCAGGGACTCGAG GGGGGGCTCCTTTGAAATGACAGATGACGACAGTGCTATTAGGGCTCTGACCCAGTTTCCACTTCCCAAGAACCTTCTGGCCAAGGTGATTCAGATAGCGACATCGTCCTCCACGGCTAAG AATCTCATGCAGTTCCACACCGTGGGCACGAAGACCAAGCTGTCCACCCTCACCCTACTCTGGCCATGTCCCATGACCTTTGTCGCCAAAGGGCGTCGCAAAGCAGAGGCTGAGAATAAGGCGGCAGCCTTGGCTTGTAAGAAATTGAAG AGTCTGGGCCTGGTGGACAGGAACAATGAGCCGCTCACCCACGCCATGTACAACCTGGCCTCCTTGCGCGAGCTGGGTGAGACCCAGCGCCGGCCATGTACCATCCAGGTGCCGGAGCCCATCCTCCGCAAGATAGAGACCTTCCTGAACCAC TACCCTGTGGATAGTTCGTGGATCTCCCCAGAACTCCGGCTGCAAAGTGATGACATCTTGCCCTTGGGCAAGGACTCAGGGCCCCTCAGCGACCCTATCACAGGCAAGCCGTTCATGCCCCTGTCAGAGGCAGAGGAGTTACGTCTGAGCCAGAGCCTGTTGGAGCTGTGGCGGCGGCGAGGGCCAGTCTGGCAGGAGGCCCCCCAGCTCCCTGTGGACCCTCATCGGGACACCATTCTCAATGCCATCGAGCAGCACCCGGTGGTGGTCATCGCCGGGGACACTGGTTGTGGGAAGACCACGCGCATCCCGCAGCTGCTGCTGGAGCGCTATGTGACCGAGGGCCGTGGCGCGCGCTGCAACGTGATCATCACGCAGCCGCGCCGCATCTCGGCTGTGTCCGTGGCGCAGCGAGTCAGCCACGAACTGGGTCCCTCCCTTCGCCGGAATGTGGGCTTCCAGGTACGGTTGGAAAGCAAGCCTCCGGCCCGAGGTGGGGCCCTGCTCTTCTGCACAGTGGGCATCCTGCTGCGGAAGCTGCAGAGCAATCCCAGCCTGGAGGGCGTGAGCCATGTCATCGTGGATGAGGTGCACGAGCGGGACGTGAACACGGACTTCTTGCTGATCCTGCTCAAGGGCCTGCAGCGGCTCAACCCGGCCCTGCGGCTGGTGCTCATGAGTGCCACCGGCGATAATGAGCGCTTCTCTCGCTACTTTGGTGGCTGCCCTGTCATCAAGGTGCCCGGTTTCATGTACCCCGTCAAGGAGCACTACCTGGAGGACATCCTGGCCAAGCTGGGCAAGCACCAGTACCCGCACCGGCACCGGCACCATGAG tctgAGGATGAATGCGCTCTCGATTTGGACCTCGTGACTGATCTGGTTCTGCACATCGATGCCCGGGGGGAACCAG GTGGAATCCTCTGCTTCCTGCCTGGCTGGCAGGAGATCAAAGGAGTGCAGCAACgcctgcaggaggccctgggcaTGCATGAGAGCAAGTACCTCATCCTGCCAG TGCACTCTAACATCCCCATGATGGACCAGAAGGCCATATTCCAGCAGCCTCCCGTTGGGGTGCGCAAGATTGTCTTGGCCACCAACATCGCTGAGACCTCCATCACAATCAATGACATTGTGCATGTGGTGGACAGCGGTCTGCACAAGGAGGAACGCTACGACCTGAAGACCAAG gtgtCCTGCCTGGAGACTGTGTGGGTGTCTCGAGCCAATGTGATCCAGCGCCGGGGTCGGGCGGGCCGCTGCCAGTCAGGCTTTGCCTACCACCTCTTCCCACGGAGCCGGCTGGAGAAGATGGCCCCTTTCCAAGTGCCAGAGATTCTGCGCACGCCTCTTGAGAACCTGGTGCTGCAAGCCAAGATCCATATGCCCGAGAAGACG GCAGTGGAGTTCCTCTCCAAGGCCGTGGACAGTCCAAACATCAAGGCAGTGGATGAGGCTGTGATCCTGCTCCAGGAGATTG GGGTGCTGGACCAGCGGGAGTACCTAACCACCCTGGGGCAGCGCCTGGCCCACATCTCAACCGACCCACGGCTGGCCAAGGCCATAGTGCTGGCTGCTATCTTCCGTTGCCTGCACCCACTGCTGGTGGTCGTTTCCTGCCTCACCCGGGACCCCTTCAGCAGCAGCCTGCAGAACCGGGCGGAGGTGGACAAG GTGAAGGCACTGTTGAGCCACGACAGTGGCAGTGACCACCTGGCCTTTGTGCGGGCTGTGTCTGGCTGGGAAGAGGTGCTACGCTGGCAGGACCGGAGCTCCCGTGAGAACTACCTGGAGGAAAACCTACTCTATGCTCCCAGCCTGCGCTTCATCCACG GACTCATCAAGCAGTTCTCGGAGAACATTTATGAAGCTTTCCTTGTGGGGAAGCCCTCGGACTgcaccctggcctctgcccagtgCAACGAGTACAGTGAAGAGGAGGAGCTGGTGAAGGGCGTGCTGATGGCGGGTCTCTACCCCAACCTCATCCAG GTGAGGCAGGGAAAGGTGACCAGGCAGGGCAAGTTCAAGCCCAACAGTGTCACATACAGGACCAAATCCGGCAACATCTTGCTGCATAAGTCGACCATTAACAG GGAGGCCACACGGCTCCGGAGCCGATGGCTGACGTATTTCATGGCTGTTAAGTCCAATGGCAGCGTCTTCGTCCGGGATTCCTCCCAGGTGCACCCGCTAGCTGTGCTGCTACTTACCGACGGGGACGTCCACGTCCGTG ATGATGGGCGCCGGGCCACCATCTCCCTGAGTGACAGCGACCTGCTGAGGTTGGAGGGTGACTCTCGCACCGTGCGACTGCTGAGGGAGCTGCGCCGGGCCCTAGGCCGCATGGTGGAGCGGAGCCTGCGCAGCGAGCTGGCCGCCCTGCCACCCTGCGTGCAGCAGGAGCACGGGCAGCTGCTTGCCCTGCTGGCAGAGCTGCTGCGTGGACCCTGTGGCAGCTTTGATGTGCGCAAGACAGCTGACGACTGA